From a single Gemmatimonadaceae bacterium genomic region:
- a CDS encoding helix-turn-helix transcriptional regulator, with amino-acid sequence MATRTNARRRNQATDVIDAAFSGTPGWAEKVALGAAAFEIAEEVLALRERHGLTQAALAERVGTTQSAIARLENASYAGHSTAMLRRIALAVGERVSVRFVPV; translated from the coding sequence ATGGCAACGCGAACGAACGCTCGGCGCCGCAACCAAGCCACTGATGTGATCGATGCGGCGTTCTCGGGGACGCCAGGCTGGGCGGAGAAGGTCGCCCTGGGGGCGGCCGCGTTCGAGATCGCCGAAGAGGTGCTCGCGCTGCGCGAGCGCCACGGGCTGACGCAGGCTGCGCTGGCCGAGCGGGTGGGGACGACTCAGTCTGCGATCGCGCGCCTGGAGAACGCGTCGTATGCCGGGCACTCGACGGCGATGCTGCGACGGATCGCGCTGGCGGTGGGGGAGCGAGTGAGTGTGCGGTTCGTTCCGGTGTAG
- a CDS encoding type II toxin-antitoxin system RelE/ParE family toxin, producing the protein MSDASPLALSHFCYILEGRVPACVVLRFRDANGRVPFDDWVEALRISGVAGARSSEKIRFALERLAQAGHELRHPTAAPLRDGVYELRIAVGRVQYRVLYFFAGPGVAVVSHGCAKERHVPAGEIERAIRRRAALLAAPLRHTAPDIK; encoded by the coding sequence ATGTCAGACGCGTCGCCCCTTGCACTATCTCATTTTTGCTATATTCTGGAGGGGCGTGTGCCGGCGTGCGTCGTCCTGCGTTTTCGTGATGCCAATGGCCGGGTGCCTTTCGATGACTGGGTAGAGGCGTTGCGGATATCGGGTGTCGCTGGCGCGCGTTCGAGTGAGAAGATTCGCTTCGCCCTCGAGCGTCTGGCGCAGGCGGGGCATGAACTGCGACATCCAACGGCTGCGCCGCTTCGCGACGGTGTGTACGAGCTGCGCATTGCGGTTGGACGTGTGCAGTACCGGGTGCTCTACTTCTTTGCCGGCCCAGGTGTGGCGGTCGTCTCGCACGGCTGCGCCAAGGAGCGCCATGTGCCTGCGGGAGAGATCGAGCGCGCGATCCGGCGGCGGGCTGCGCTTCTCGCGGCACCGTTGAGACACACGGCGCCGGACATCAAATAG
- a CDS encoding DUF305 domain-containing protein has protein sequence MSIRHLLLLAATAGATAASAGGLGAQHQHDHAAGMPPVTLPAGSIVTEADVRFMQGMIAHHAQAVVMSQMATARGATPRVLKLAQKIDLAQAGEIVLMQGWLREYGQFVPDTSSWRGMTMPGMLTTEQLAQLDASRGAEFDRLFLTFMIRHHEGALTMVADLLRTPRAGQEVDINVFANDVETTQTAEIGLMRQMLLDH, from the coding sequence ATGTCCATCCGCCACCTCCTGCTCCTTGCCGCCACGGCGGGCGCGACGGCCGCCAGTGCCGGCGGCCTGGGCGCACAGCACCAGCATGACCACGCCGCCGGGATGCCGCCGGTGACACTTCCGGCCGGTTCGATCGTGACCGAGGCCGACGTGCGGTTCATGCAGGGGATGATCGCCCACCATGCGCAGGCGGTGGTGATGTCGCAAATGGCCACCGCGCGGGGGGCCACGCCGCGGGTGCTGAAGCTGGCGCAGAAGATCGACCTCGCGCAGGCCGGCGAGATCGTGCTGATGCAGGGCTGGCTCCGCGAGTATGGGCAGTTCGTGCCCGACACCTCGTCGTGGCGCGGGATGACGATGCCTGGAATGCTGACCACGGAGCAGCTCGCGCAACTGGATGCGTCCCGCGGCGCCGAGTTCGATCGCCTGTTCCTGACCTTCATGATCCGCCACCACGAAGGGGCGCTGACCATGGTGGCCGACCTGCTCCGGACGCCGCGCGCCGGACAGGAGGTGGACATCAACGTGTTCGCGAACGACGTCGAGACCACGCAGACGGCCGAGATCGGCCTGATGCGCCAGATGCTGCTGGATCACTGA